Proteins encoded by one window of Lathyrus oleraceus cultivar Zhongwan6 chromosome 1, CAAS_Psat_ZW6_1.0, whole genome shotgun sequence:
- the LOC127111710 gene encoding uncharacterized protein LOC127111710, producing MTIAKHAAKFEELVKFCPYYNGVAAEGSKCIKFERKLRPEIKQDIGYQKILHFPMSVNKCKIYDEDCRARSTHYKSLNKKKRNNQFYGKPYNDTTDKGKHKDLDDKIPNGGETLALIKYFKCGVTGHRANDYMSFEKKCFKCGKTRHLIVDCKSNSSTCFNCGELGHISSHFKKPKKVQSGGKVFALTSGETHSFILLDCAERLDLKLSFMVGSMVIDTLSNSSVTNPWVCLNHPLTIYGKSFEMNLVFIPLNQLDVILGMYWLNFNQVHINYFEKSVSFPEFEASDKLFVSAKQADGCMKDEAEVFMISTSMKSERKCAIGELTVVCNFSKVFPDDTSDLSPEHETEFAIDLVPGTSHVLMDPYRMYASELSELKKQLKKLLEKKFVRSSVSPWGAPMLLVKKKDGSMRFRADYQQLNKVTIKNKYPLSRIDDLMDHFVGACAFNKIDLQSGYH from the exons ATGACAATTGCTAAGCATGCTGCTAAGTTCGAAGAGCTGGTGAAGTTTTGTCCATACTACAATGGTGTGGCTGCTGAGGGGTCAAAATGTATCAAGTTCGAAAGAAAattgcgtcccgagatcaagcaagATATTGGCTATCAAAAGATTCTCCATTTTCCTATGTCGGTGAATAAATGCAAGATATATGATGAGGATTGTAGAGCTCGTTCTactcattacaagagtcttaaCAAGAAGAAAAGGAATAATCAGTTTTATGGAAAACCATATAATGATACAACTGATAAAGGGAAGCATAAAGATTTAGATGATAAAATTCCAAATGGGGGAGAGACTCTCGCTTTAATCAAGTACTTTAAGTGTGGGGTAACAGGTCATCGGGCCAATGACTATATGAGTTTTGAGAAGAAATGCTTCAAGTGTGGAAAGACTAGACATCTTATTGTTGATTGTAAGAGTAATAGTTcgacttgcttcaactgtgggGAACTAGGTCACATTAGTAGTCATTTCAAGAAACCTAAGAAGGTTCAGTCCGGAGGAAAGGTCTTTGCTTTGACTAG TGGTGAAACACATTCTTTTATTTTACTTGATTGTGCTGAGAGGTTAGATTTAAAGTTGTCTTTTATGGTTGGGAGTATGGTTATTGATACCCTGTCTAACAGTTCAGTGACTAATCCGTGGGTGTGTTTGAATCATCCGCTAACTATTTATGGTAAGAGTTTTGAGATGAACTTAGTTTTTATACCGTTGAATCAACTCGATGTTATCCTTGGAATGTACTGGTTAAATTTCAACCAAGTTCATATCAATTATTTTGAAAAGTCAGTATCATTTCCAGAATTTGAAGCAAGTGACAAGTTGTTCGTGTCTGCTAAGCAAGCAGATGGATGCATGAAGGATGAGGCTGAGGTGTTTATGATATCAACTTCTATGAAGTCTGAAAGAAAATGTGCGATTGGCGAATTAACAGTGGTGTGTAATTTTTCAAAAGTGTTTCCAGATGATACTAGTGATTTGTCGCCAGAGCACGAGACTGAGTTTgctatagacttagtacctggtactagtcaTGTGTTGATGGATCCTTATAGAATGTATGCTTCAGAGTTGAGTGAACTGAAGAAGCAATTGAAAAAgttgcttgagaagaagtttgttcgATCGAGTGTTTCGCCCTGGGGAGCACCGATGTTACTTGTCAAAAAGAAAGATGGTAGCATGAGGTTCCGTGCTGATTATCAACAACTTAATAAAGTGACTATCAAGAACAAGTATCCTCTTTCGAGAATTGACGATTTAATGGATCACTTTGTTGGTGCTTGCGCATTCAATAAGATTGATTTGCAGTCAGGTTATCATTAG
- the LOC127075655 gene encoding photosystem I reaction center subunit III, chloroplastic, whose protein sequence is MSLTIPTNLSKPTSTLRPKLTQKPKLSTNNTIIHCSTNQTPNNQTDHANSNLKAFSTALALSSILISSPLPAVADISGLTPCKESKQFAKREKQSIKKLESSLKIYAADSAPALAINATIEKTKRRFDNYAKQGLLCGADGLPHLIVSGDQRHWGEFITPGILFLYIAGWIGWVGRSYLIAIRDEKKPTQKEIIIDVPLASRLVFRGFSWPIAAYRELLNGELVAKDV, encoded by the coding sequence ATGTCTCTCACCATTCCAACTAACCTCTCGAAACCCACCTCAACCCTAAGACCCAAACTCACCCAAAAACCCAAACTCTCCACCAACAACACCATCATCCACTGCAGCACAAACCAAACCCCAAACAATCAAACCGACCATGCAAACTCAAATCTAAAAGCCTTCTCCACTGCACTAGCCCTCTCCTCAATCCTCATCTCATCCCCACTCCCGGCCGTCGCCGACATCTCCGGCTTAACCCCATGCAAAGAATCAAAACAGTTTGCCAAACGCGAAAAACAGTCAATCAAAAAACTCGAGTCCTCCCTCAAGATTTACGCTGCCGACAGCGCTCCGGCACTGGCGATAAACGCCACGATTGAGAAAACAAAGAGAAGGTTTGACAATTATGCGAAACAAGGTCTGTTATGTGGCGCTGACGGGTTACCTCATTTGATTGTGAGCGGTGATCAGAGACATTGGGGTGAGTTTATCACTCCGGGGATTTTGTTTCTGTATATTGCTGGATGGATTGGATGGGTGGGAAGGAGTTACTTGATTGCGATCCGGGATGAGAAGAAACCGACTCAGAAAGAGATTATTATTGATGTTCCACTTGCTTCTAGGTTGGTTTTTAGAGGCTTCAGTTGGCCTATTGCTGCTTACAGAGAGTTGTTGAATGGTGAACTCGTCGCCAAGGATGTTTAG